DNA sequence from the Salminus brasiliensis chromosome 3, fSalBra1.hap2, whole genome shotgun sequence genome:
gattttggagcatgacCTTTTGCCTGAAGCAAAGATTATAGTGACCTGCAGGCCAGAAACAGATATTGAGGACTTTTCGGAATGGCCAACATTAAAATTAGATGTGCAAGGCTTCAGTGAAGAGTCAATCTACGCTTTCTTTACCCAAGTTCAAGATTGCGATCCAGACttaataaacagtgtgttaaaCAATCCAGCACTGTTAAGTCTCTGCCACGTCCCAATGCATGCTTTCATGGTGGGAGCCAGCTTTTCTCACTATGCATCTGAAGGTGCTCAGAGACTGTGCACATCTACTGAGTTGTATGTGCGGATTTTTCGTCACTGCATTCAAAGACATGGAAAGATGAAACTGAGATACTTAGAAGCACACATTGAAGGCAACAGGAATGCTGTATTAGATTTGGCTCAGAGAGCTTTCTGTAAAATCAAGTCTAAACCTATAAACCTACAGTTTAATTGCAAGAAGAATTGCGTTGCTGATGCTTTCCTGAGATCAGTGTCAGTCATGTCACCTGCACGTTCTGAGACATTTTGTGCATTTCTTCACAACACGATGCAGGAATTCTTCTCTGCTCTGTGGCTTCTGGACAACCCCTCGGAACTTGACGAGGCACTCCAGCTTTGTCAGACTAAAGAGAGtgagcacattaaatatgtgaTTCCTTTCCTGTGTGGACTACAGTCAGAAACCAGCAGCGCTCTTTTGAAGTGTCTCTTCCCACCAGAACAACTGAAAGGATCATTCAGTGGGTTCTTTGAGAAGATCTCAAACACATTTCTTTGTCAGCAACCAGATGAGGGGTATTCAAATGGTGTTGTCTTCATTTGCCAGTGCCTATATGAATTTCAGTCATCTGAAGCTTGTCGCCAGTTCCTGGAGAGAGTGGACTATCAGCTAGATTTGAGAGAAGAACATCTTGATCCTCATCAGTGCTGTGCGGTTTCCTATGTGATCAGCCAATCCAGAAACCAACTTGCTCATCTTGATTTGGAGAACAGTTTTGTGTCTTTCTCAGGGCTGAAGACAATATTTAGGCATTCTCAAAACCTCAGGTATTAATCCAATCAGACATCAAGACAAATGTGAAATACAAGTACTTAAAAATGTGatcatattaattattcattgtgttgttttttgttttgattttctcCATCAGGGATTGGTCAACAACTCTCTGCCAAGTGTGGATGGTCTCTCTGGAATCGGAGCAGcagaattatttaataaatctcCTGCAGTTGTGTGGAAATGAGATCCATCTCCAAACTAGCATTAATGATGAGATGCTTAAGAAAGCTGGAAACATCATAATCCAGAGTGCAGAGAAAATAAACCTTCATCTACACAGTGATGGAGACCTACAGCACCTCAATGATagactgtgcagaattattgtTACATGGCTTGCATCTATCAACTCTCTCCAGTGAGTAACCCATGCAACTGATCATATTtagacatttaacatttaaagcaTCATTTAAATAGACTCATGTAACATGTAACACATCATTCTGGGAACTGATTGTGGATGGATATAACTTAGGATGCAAAACACGAATACATGCAGAAGGTTATTTAGCGAGATTCTTGTTGTGGAAGTGATTTGCTCCCACACAGGAGTACACTGTCGAGgataattaatataaaacacAAAGAACGCACTGAAACAGATGTCAGTGGCTCAGTGTGCTCTGCTCTACAACttgtaaaataacaaaaaaaaattatatgttatataatacACCTTTAATTTGTATTTGTTGCAAGTAACAGGTGCTGGCAAATAAGAAATCACACATTCAACCACAGTTTTTGTGCCTGTGCACCACACTAAacatggagaaaagaaaaaagagctaAGCATTGTCAGAGGATGTGAGAACCAAAATTGTGGAAATGCACAAGCAAGGCACAAATCTCCAGAGATCTTAATTTTACTCCATCCACTGTGTGCATTGTCAGTAAGACGTTCACAGTCTAAAATGGAAGACTATAACGAAGTTTACTGCTCTATTTTCCATTTGCTTCATTTCTGTTAGGTGAATATAGTGGAATGCAGTACAACTGAAAAAAACAGTATTTTAATGTATATTAAATTAACCCAGGATATAAACAGGGTGTATGCAGGATCAAATATGGAGCAAGACAGATtagaatatataaaaataatgccGCATTTGTATACGAAGGACAAATCTTCATGTAATGTTTATTCAAATACAAGTTAAATACGAGTTAAAATTTATTCTGGGCTACACCTGTGCTAATTTTAGCACCACAAAAGGGAGCTTTTCGAAAATGCTACTGGCTAAATCTCAAATACCGCCTTACTCCCTATATAGAGAATAGGTCATAGGTCATAAAACTACAACGCTACAATGCTACACGCAGGTACATTTAGATGtcattacaaatatataatgcTGTATTTAGATTCTGAACCCGTAGTTTTGTGACTTGCATAGTACGTTACATAGGGAGTGGTGTGTAATTTTGGACtaaacctctgtgttttcttcCTTTGTCGTGGTGTTCTTCCTTTGTCTCTTCATGAGGTACTTTCATCCCCTCTGCATAATTTTTGTTTGGAATTATTGCATTATTTTAGCAAACGTGGAGGCGTTATGTTATGTGTGTGTTCCCTTTCATGTCAAAACCGCAACCCTAGCGGATTATTTGAAATTACCAAGCAAACATACAAATGACCAATTTATGTGACCCAACATCAGCTTTGAATGAGAATGTCAGCgtaatgccataaatgtaaatgtaagaagaATGGAATTTAAGTGCTGTAAAAAGGAATGCATTAATAGTGTGATACAGCGTCTCCCTTCTGGATGTAGCCATTTCAGTATAAACAGTGTAGACAATATTAGTATTATCTACTCCTCAGCCTGAGTAGACATTGTAGTCACACTTGCTGTATGCACAGGAGCTTAATACTGTGTGCATAATCTAAATTAGTCTTTGCTCCTTCTTGTAGTTTTGTCTCTAAACAGAATCAGAGCGAGTCAGCTGAAGAATGGGAAAAGAGAGTGAGGTCATTTAAAGTGAACCTGTGTCTACAAGCAGCTCTGGGCCAAAGAGAAACCATTCAGACGTCAATGAGGTTAATTATTTCAGATGATTCTGATGAGAAGACTGAATTCCTGCTGGATCTGTACTCTCATCTGAAGCAGTATGAGACCAAAACAGGCAGGAGTGTTCTTCCAGCATTACTGCCAGTTTACCAGTCAGCTCCTGCAGAGTGGATCATAGACCTCTCAGAGAGAAAAGCCTTCCTCCTCCTAGAAGTGCTGAAACTCCAAACAGTGAAGAAAGCAGTGAAGCTGAGAGGCTGGTCAAATCAGGACTTTGAAGTGTGGACTGTCCTTCAGTGTCTGCCCTACATCTCACAGCTGAGGTAATGAGTATTGTTTCATTTTTCtgattaaatataattattcaGAAATCAGCTGTCTGGTCACTCCTGATACAAACATTTTTTAGACGTTTTTACATGCAAAGGGTTGGCTTGAAAATGTGCAGTATGTATGGGATATTggatattgtatatattttttgcattaattaattacatttgaagAAGTGACAGTTGTCTTTGCAGTATTTTTTTGTCCATTATGCTCAGATGCCCTCTCGTCACTACACAGCTGATTGTAAGTTATGGCTGGTTTTGATTCATTACACAGGAAAGATAATAGTTCTGTCAGGTTATAGATATTTAGTTTATATCCCAGTTCTTAAGAAGTTCCTGTGTAGTTCCTTTCAAGACAAGCCTGTGCTTTTACGTGTCTGGGCTGTTTCAGAGTATGTTTTGAGTTTATGAGTGATCTTTTCAAAATTATTAAAACTCTAATGAGATCTTTAACATTTGTTTGACATTGTGTAGTGTAATCAATTTTGTTGTTCTCTGTAGTTTTACACCTTTGCAGAATCAGAGAGAGTCAGCTGAAGAATGGGAAAAGAGAGTGAGGTCATTTAAAGTGAACCTGTGTCTACAAGCAGCTCTGTACCAAAGGGAAACCATTCAGACATCAATGAGGTTAATTATTTCAGATGATTCTGATGAGAAGACTCAGTTCCTGCTGGATCTGTACTCTCATATGAAGCAAGATGAGACTGAAACAGGCAGGAGTGTTCTTCCAGCATTACTGCCAGTTTACCAGTCAGCTCCTGCAGAGTGGATCATAGACCTCTCAGAGAGAAACTCCTCCCTCCTCCTAGAAGTGCTGAAACTACAAACAGTGAAGAAACCAGTGAAGCTGAGAGGCTGGTCAGGTGGAGAGAGTGCAGTGAGGAGTTTCCTTCAGTGTCTGCCCTACATCTCACGACTCAGGTTTGTTTAAGACTGTAGAAAATGGATCAGGTTTGATCTAAGCTTTGCAGATTCATCAGACATAGTAATTAGAGCTCTGTGTACCACACTTGCCAGAACTACATATTGGAAATTAGCTTCCTGGTACTCATTCTTAGTACTATTAAACATTGTCAGGCAAAGAACCCATAAGGCTGTAGTGCCTGCCTTCATGGCTGTAGAGGGCCCTATGTACCTCACTATTCACACTCAAGAAATGACCTGCTTTGGAATGTGGGGTGGCTTATCTAAGCAATTATTGTTCTGATTTAATCACTTTAAGatgaatattatttttttttacataaataaatctaaataagtTCATTTTTGCCCCATCCCATAATTGAAGTTTGTTTTTAATTACTTCATTTTTGTTCCTATGCAATCTCTAGTCaaattatgtaaataagctATTTTTAATATTCATAGTGTATTAGGTAGCAAATTGTTCTCACTTTatgtttcaatgtttttttttagattttcagAAGGAAACATTAACATGTGTCTGGGGAATCTCTTCTATCaagcagctgagagagagagagagacaggagagaagACACTGAAGCTGTTAACATCGCTGTGCACTTACAGCTCTTTCTCTTACGGagatacacacatttacagacagtgtgatttCCTGCTGGATCTGTACTCTCATCTGAAGCAGTATGAGACTGAAACAGGCAGGAGTGTTCTTCCAGCATTACTGGCAGTTTACCAGTCAGCTCCTGCAGAGTGGTGCATAGACCTCTCAGAGAGAAAAGCCTTCCTCCTCCTAGAAGTGCTGAAACTCCAAACAGTGAAGAAAGCAGTGAAGCTGAGAGGCTGGTCAGATGGAGAGAGTGCAGTGAGGAGTTTCCTTCAGTGTCTGCCCTACATCTCACAACTCAGGTTTGTTTAAGTCTGAGTACAGTAGAACATGGACTCTATCAGAGCTACAGTTTTAAGACTCTTCTCTTATACTCTATATACTTTCCAATGAAACAAACGTTTTGAGACAGTTAGAGCACCTTAGCACTGGCTCAgctgttttaatattattaactgCTGCATGTGTTTTAGTGTCCATGTGTCGATATATATACTGTCTTTGGAAAGCCACATTTCCTCTGTACATTGATTTAGGAAGAAtgtgtattttttgtattaGTCTGTAAATTGTTCTAATTTTGAATTTCATCTGGTCTTTGTTTCAGGATTGTTCACTCTGCTGAAGGTCCAAAGGATGTCACGTTTCTTATAAATCTCTTCCGTCAATCAGTAgataaagaaagacagacaggagaGAAGACAGTGGAGCTGTTAACATCGCTGTGCACTTACAGCTCTTTCCCTTGTGGAGATACAGACAattacagacagtgtgatttCCTGCTGAACCTGTACTCTTATATGAAGCAAGATGAGACTGAAACAGGCAGGAGTGTTCTTCCAGCATTACTGCCAGTTTACCAGTCAGCTCCTGCAGAGTGGATCATAGACCTCTCAGAGAGAAACTCCTCCCTCCTCCTAGAAGTGCTGAAACTCCAAACAGTGAAGAAACCAGTGAAGCTGAGAGGCTGGTCAGATGGAGAGAGTGCAGTGAGGAGTTTCCTTCAGTGTCTGCCCTACATCTCACAACTCAGGTTTGTTTAAGACTGAGTACAGTAGAACATGGACTCTCTATAAGAGCTACAGTTTTAAGACTCTGTTCATCAAGTTCATCCTCATCTCATCCATAATCATCTGATTTGGATCATCCATGTCACAAGCCAAACTCCAGCACAtaatcaggacagcagagagaatCATTGGGTGCACTTTGCTAGTGCTTCAGAAGATGTATAGCAGCTGATCCACCTCCAGGGTAACCAAAAGAGGATCTAGATACGAGTATATTCAGAATCAGCCTTACGAGCAGATGAAGAACCCAAGTAAAAAAACCAAGAATACATTAGAATACATTATATTGAtgttatgtaatgtaattattgtaattttaagaatatttttttcaacatttggaGAAGCATTACATAACCACAGTCAAAGTTGTGGGAATGTTTCTAGTTAGCTTGAACAGGGTTAACTGGGTTTATTTTGAACCTGCAGTTTTGATGATGTGCTGGGTTTTGCTACTCTGTCACAGGCTGACACAAACATTGCCATCATCACTAGTTCTGAGTATTCCTAAACATCACACACATATAAGTCTATAAGCTTATTGTTTACATGTTACCACAAAACATACAAATGTTTTAGGTCAGCATATACATACAGCTCTGGGAACAATTAAGAGACCccttatttttaaatgtgattcTCTACGTGTTTGGCAGccgttttattccaggcattttatcaaacaaagctgagatACCTAAATTTGCAGACTATAAATGatataaagtcacccaacagcaatgtgaaagactagtgcagagcctgccaagacatgaaagttGTGATTGGCCGTCAAGGTTATTtgaccatagtgatttctgaatgctctcaaagttcaaatattattgctgtgttgtttaaattagAATAATaccttctttgcattataactattataatcatttctttgcattatttgagcagttgtcatttctacaaataaatgctctaaaaagcaattttttattttggaatttaggggaaatgttgtccatggtttatgaaatacaacgcaaatgttaatttccctgaACACAtggcctataaatagtaaaaccagagaaactgatcatgtagggtggttttattttttcccGGAGTTGAAAATAGAACTGATTTGTAAATTGTTCAATTTAATCATTATTCTTTAATCATTATTCTTCTACTTTCTAGCTGGGGAAAAATATATCCAGATGTGGAGTTTGTGGTGAATCTCTTCTATcaagcagcagagagagagcgagagacaggagAGACGACACTGGAGCTGTTAACATCACTGTGCACTTACAGTTCTTTCCCTTATGGAGATACAGACAGTGATGGAGatacactcatttacacacaaTGTCAGTTCCTGCTGGATCTGTACTCTTATATGAAGCAGGATGAGACTGAAACAGGCAGGAGGGTTCTTCCAGCATTACTGCCAGTTTACCAGTCAGCTCCTGCAGAGTGGATCATAGACCTCTCAGAGAGAGACCCCTCCCTCATCCTAGAAGTGCTGAAACTCCAAACAGTGAAGAAACCAGTGAAGCTGAGAGGCTGGTCAGATGGAGAGAGTGCAGTGAGGAGTTTCCTTCAGTGTCTGCCCTACATCTCACGACTACGCATTGATCCATGGTTTgcctatttatttttttaatagattttttaaTTGTTAGTGCTTGAGTACAGCAAAGTGTATTTTTGCAGTGTAGTTTTTCTTGTTAGACAATTGGCTCTCTTTGATTTAGAGTTCAGTTTCTTGCTTTCTGTTGTCATTCTGTACAATATTTTATGTAGCAGTCCATCACACAATCCTGATGAGCTAGTCTTAAATCATGTCTCCTTACACTGAGTGCAGTTACTGCTGGGAAGATTACCCCTTTACTATTATTGATAAAATATGCTTTGTCAGTGTGTCATTCTGCATTTCAGGTCACTATAGGTAAGACATGGCAGCATGCTTTAGCGTAGAATGCTTAAATGTTTTGGTTGGCATCTGTAATTTTCTTTGATGTTGTCTACATTGTAGCTTACCagatagagagaggctgaaattGTGCAGCAGGAGATAACCTGCAGTTATAATTGAATGATTTCAGAAACGCCTGTACTGTGTGCAGACATCTTCAGTGACCATTGAGGGAATGTACAAGCTACACTATATAGTCAGTGAGGATGTCCTTCCTAATTattcactgttccactgttcatCAAGTTCATCCTCATCTCATCCATAAAAATCTGATTTGGATCATTCATGTCACAAGCCAAACTCCAGCACAtaatcaggacagcagagagaatCATTGGGTGCACTTTGCTAGTGCTTCAGAAGATGTATAGCAGCTGATCCACCTCCAGGGTAACCAAAAGAGGATCTAGATACGAGTATATTCAGAATCAGTCTTACGAGCAGATGAAGAACCCAAGTAAAAAAACCAAGAATACATTAGAATACATTATATTGAtgttatgtaatgtaattattgtaattttaagAATATTGTTTTCAACATTTGGAGAAGCATTACATAACCACAGTCAAAGTTGTGGGAATGTTTCTTGCTAGCTTGAACAGGGTTAACTGGGTTTATTTTGAACCTGCAGTTTTGATGATGTGTTGGGTTTTGCTACTCTGTCACAGGCTGACACAAACATTGCCATCATCACTAGTTCTGAGTATTCCTAAACATCACACACATATAAGTCAGCTAATTGTTTACATGTTACCACAAAACATACAAATGTTTTAGGTCAGCATATACATACAGCTCTGGGAACAATTAAGAGACCccttatttttaaatgtgattcTCTACGTGTCTGGCAGccgttttattccaggcattttatcaaacaaagctgagatACCTAAATTTGCAGACTATAAATGatataaagtcacccaacagcaatgtgaaagactagtgcagagcctgccaagacatgaaagttGTGATTGGCCGTCAAGGTTATTtgaccatagtgatttctgaatgctctcaaagttcaaatattattgctgtgttgtttaaattagAATAATaccttctttgcattataactattataatcatttctttgcattatttgagcagttgtttttgagcagttgtcatttctgcaaataaatgctctaaaaagctattttttattttggaatttaggggaaatgttgtccatggtttatgaaatacaacgcaaatgttaatttccctgaacacattgcctataaatagtaaaaccagagaaactgatcatgtagggtggttttattttttcccGGAGTTGAAAATAGAACTGATTTGTAAATTGTTCAATTTAATCATTATTCTTTAATCATTATTCTTCTACTTTCTAGCTGGGGAAAAATATATCCAGATGTGGAGTTTGTGGTGAATCTCTTCTATcaagcagcagagagagagcgagagacaggagAGACGACACTGGAGCTGTTAACATCACTGTGCACTTACAGTTCTTTCCCTTATGGAGATACAGACAGTGATGGAGATCCACTCATTTACACACAATGTCAGTTCCTGCTGGATCTGTACTCTTATATGAAGCAGGATGAGACTGAAACAGGCAGGAGGGTTCTTCCAGCATTACTGCCAGTTTACCAGTCAGCTCCTGCAGAGTGGATCATAGACCTCTCAGAGAGAGACCCCTCCCTCATCCTAGAAGTGCTGAAACTCCAAACAGTGAAGAAACCAGTGAAGCTGAGAGGCTGGTCAGATGGAGAGAGTGCAGTGAGGAGTTTCCTTCAGTGTCTGCCCTACATCTCACGACTACGCATTGATCCATGGTTTgcctatttatttttttaatagattttttaaTTGTTAGTGCTTGAGTACAGCAAAGTGTATTTTTGCAGTGTAGTTTTTCTTGTTAGACAATTGGCTCTCTTTGATTTAGAGTTCAGTTTCTTGCTTTCTGTTGTCATTCTGTACAATATTTTATGTAGCAGTCCATCACACAATCCTGATGAGCTAGTCTTAAATCATGTCTCCTTACACTGAGTGCAGTTACTGCTGGGAAGATTACCCCTTTACTATTATTGATAAAATATGCTTTGTCAGTGTGTCATTCTGCATTTCAGGTCACTATAGGTAAGACATGGCAGCATGCTTTAGCGTAGAATGCTTAAATGTTTTGGTTGGCATCTGTAATTTTCTTTGATGTTGTCTACATTGTAGCTTACCagatagagagaggctgaaattGTGCAGCAGGAGATAACCTGCAGTTATAATTGAATGATTTCAGAAACGCCTGTACTGTGTGCAGACATCTTCAGTGACCATTGAGGGAATGTACAAGCTACACTATATAGTCAGTGAGGATGTCCTTCCTAATTATTCATTTTAGATGTTTCAGTCGCACATACTGAGAGCACAGCAGAGGATGTTCGTCCTGAGGTAGCTAAATAAATTAAACCTGCCATCAGCcctgatccagttctacacactGTTCATCAAGTTCATCCTCATCTCATCCATAATCATCTGATTTGGATCATTCATGTCACAAGCCAAACTCCAGCACAtaatcaggacagcagagagaatCATTGGGTGCACTTTGCTAGTGCTTCAGAAGATGTATAGCAGCTGATCCACCTCCAGGGTAACCAAAAGAGGATCTAGATACGAGTATATTCAGAATCAGTCTTACGAGCAGATGAAGAACCCAAGTAAAAAAACCAAGAATACATTAGAATACATTATATTGAtgttatgtaatgtaattattgtaattttaagaatatttttttcaacatttggaGAAGCATTACATAACCACAGTCAAAGTTGTGGGAATGTTTCTAGTTAGCTTGAACAGGGTTAACTGGGTTTATTTTGAACCTGCAGTTTTGATGATGTGCTGGGTTTTGCTACTCTGTCACAGGCTGACACAAACATTGCCATCATCACTAGTTCTGAGTATTCCTAAACATCACACACATATAAGTCTATAAGCTTATTGTTTACATGTTACCACAAAACATACAAATGTTTTAGGTCAGCATATACATACAGCTCTGGGGACAATTAATAGACCccttatttttaaatgtgattcTCTACGTGTTTGGCAGccgttttattccaggcattttatcaaacaaagctgagatACCTAAATTTGCAGACTATAAATGatataaagtcacccaacagcaatgtgaaagactagtgcagagcctgccaagacatgaaagttGTGATTGGCCGTCAAGGTTATTtgaccatagtgatttctgaatgctctcaaagttcaaatattattgctgtgttgtttaaattagAATAATaccttctttgcattataactattataatcatttctttgcattatttgagcagttgtaaTTTctacaaataaatgctctaaaaagcaattttttattttggaatttaggggaaatgttgtccatggtttatgaaatacaacgcaaatgttaatttccctgaacacattgcctataaatagtaaaaccagagaaactgatcatgtagggtggttttattttttcccGGAGTTGAAAATAGAACTGATTTGTAAATTGTTCAATTTAATCATTATTCTTTAATCATTATTCTTCTACTTTCTAGCTGGGAAGAAATAT
Encoded proteins:
- the LOC140551627 gene encoding uncharacterized protein isoform X1, whose amino-acid sequence is MACSNQCAKEYVDRARVNLVGHLQNLPLIVEKLHQQKVLNSNEVSVIEAESENFNKTRKILDELWKKGEEACYQFLKILDFERKSVLAPTLHSWITLFPFRDEPEDDYIHGPSSCLEFQTLLKKNAKQILDRQWKQNVHFFGAKRQEKFTYIPVVLDTDTENNTSQNKIALKNKKSKKPRSKKMRSYIPRDTSKKSPEDLLNSKEKSILLVGKPGIGKTTVVKQMLHLWTERCDRSLDFMFYLDDNILSNDSTISTLENLLLFDTVLPNALRKKTEEILEYLQENSEKVTIIFDGISDLHNNRTFQKILEHDLLPEAKIIVTCRPETDIEDFSEWPTLKLDVQGFSEESIYAFFTQVQDCDPDLINSVLNNPALLSLCHVPMHAFMVGASFSHYASEGAQRLCTSTELYVRIFRHCIQRHGKMKLRYLEAHIEGNRNAVLDLAQRAFCKIKSKPINLQFNCKKNCVADAFLRSVSVMSPARSETFCAFLHNTMQEFFSALWLLDNPSELDEALQLCQTKESEHIKYVIPFLCGLQSETSSALLKCLFPPEQLKGSFSGFFEKISNTFLCQQPDEGYSNGVVFICQCLYEFQSSEACRQFLERVDYQLDLREEHLDPHQCCAVSYVISQSRNQLAHLDLENSFVSFSGLKTIFRHSQNLRDWSTTLCQVWMVSLESEQQNYLINLLQLCGNEIHLQTSINDEMLKKAGNIIIQSAEKINLHLHSDGDLQHLNDRLCRIIVTWLASINSLHFVSKQNQSESAEEWEKRVRSFKVNLCLQAALGQRETIQTSMRLIISDDSDEKTEFLLDLYSHLKQYETKTGRSVLPALLPVYQSAPAEWIIDLSERKAFLLLEVLKLQTVKKAVKLRGWSNQDFEVWTVLQCLPYISQLSFTPLQNQRESAEEWEKRVRSFKVNLCLQAALYQRETIQTSMRLIISDDSDEKTQFLLDLYSHMKQDETETGRSVLPALLPVYQSAPAEWIIDLSERNSSLLLEVLKLQTVKKPVKLRGWSGGESAVRSFLQCLPYISRLRFSEGNINMCLGNLFYQAAERERETGEKTLKLLTSLCTYSSFSYGDTHIYRQCDFLLDLYSHLKQYETETGRSVLPALLAVYQSAPAEWCIDLSERKAFLLLEVLKLQTVKKAVKLRGWSDGESAVRSFLQCLPYISQLRIVHSAEGPKDVTFLINLFRQSVDKERQTGEKTVELLTSLCTYSSFPCGDTDNYRQCDFLLNLYSYMKQDETETGRSVLPALLPVYQSAPAEWIIDLSERNSSLLLEVLKLQTVKKPVKLRGWSDGESAVRSFLQCLPYISQLSWGKIYPDVEFVVNLFYQAAERERETGETTLELLTSLCTYSSFPYGDTDSDGDTLIYTQCQFLLDLYSYMKQDETETGRRVLPALLPVYQSAPAEWIIDLSERDPSLILEVLKLQTVKKPVKLRGWSDGESAVRSFLQCLPYISRLRIDPCWGKIYPDVEFVVNLFYQAAERERETGETTLELLTSLCTYSSFPYGDTDSDGDPLIYTQCQFLLDLYSYMKQDETETGRRVLPALLPVYQSAPAEWIIDLSERDPSLILEVLKLQTVKKPVKLRGWSDGESAVRSFLQCLPYISRLRIDPCWEEIYPDVEFVVNLFYQAAERERETGETTLELLTSLCTYSSFPYGDTDSDGDPLIYRQCQFLLDLYSYMKQDETETGRRVLPALLPVYQSAPAEWIIDLSERDPSLLLEVLKLQTVKKPVKLRGWSDGESAVRSFLQCLPYISRLRIDLRWGKIYPDVEFVVNLFYQAAERERETGETTLELLTSLCTYSSFPYGDTDSDGDTLIYTQCQFLLDLYSYMKQDETETGRRVLPALLPVYQSAPAEWIIDLSERNPSLLLEVLKLQTVKKPVKLRGWSGGESAVRSFLQCLPYISRLRYSENVAPFIRKLAVDYAEDAELVTALLTAMNSTFTISEVLPNSKCWAMGRVLGLLASPINLTLNPQAISLSGAALLFRCVTHLHKLCLGESVVEVMAQAFRAEKARAPLVIEELSVDLKTVCSAQRLSRVLGSLSSLLNLWNVQCLNLTGCEMEAHSLIDLVCHPRSLTIRVSKQTLQQLAVLVSEVKDRKLACFFLKKVGGDLSSCSLSWEELIYFLQQQVCGVTVNGKKSKITNEHVGQLLPLLDQVHWKRVSSSVVLSIIREIYETRSAHCVPSLLNSVKYCISLNGRELDPVHCAALRFTLQHCTPVSLSLLWTSIPEGELKSFLPLLSSISHLSVDRRLLLRLLHCCSLSKIQKGAEALVLCSLKNRLDFSCCIGLDLTTETQSSTLHLTPKDCSVITMAIQTAQKHTELILVDCEIEDAGVDMLFPVLHTVRLRCSKALLLQFLALVHVGTERESMVRAASLSHALGKELDLSETKLDKQTCRSLALVLEHTEGLSELDISHCQLTDHCLELLLPHLHKVDVLDLSHNDISDTLAGRIYSLVSASSNIETVRLFNNRITNQQPFLQDERFEIW